The genomic window TAGACTAGCCGGCGGTGCCCATTGGCGTAGAATTGTGCCGCCATGAGTGGACGGGGGCGCTGGACGGTCGGCGATCGTTGGCTGCGGCGCGGTAGGTGGACTGCCAACGAGGCTGGCCGACGTACACACGTCGTAAAGCAGAGGGCAGATCACATGGCCACCGAACACGCTCCGACAACAGCCGGGGCTAGCGCGTCTACCGACGGGGTCTCGGCGAAAGTACCCGCTGAGGGCGCACCTGTTCAGGCCCCCGCCGCCAGCGCAGCTCCCACGGTCAAAAAGCGGCGCTGGCCTTGGATCGTGGTTGGCGTGGTGGCCGCCATTGTCGCCGCGATCTGGTTGATTCCCGCTATCCACACGGCGCTGACCACCGTCTCGACCGACGACGCTTACGTCAATAGCCACGTCACGTTTGTTGCGCCCCGGGTTGCCGGGCAGGTCGTCAGCGTGTTGGTCGACGACAACAACCGGGTGCGCAAGGGCGACCTGCTCGTGCAGCTCGACAAGCAGCCCTTCGCATCGAGCCAGTCGACTACGACCCGGACAAGAACCCGCTATTCGTCGGCTTGTCGGTAGTGCCGTACGTTTACGTGTACGAGCCCGCCACGGGGCCGCACGCGGGCGAGTATCTGCAACCACCCA from Pirellulales bacterium includes these protein-coding regions:
- a CDS encoding biotin/lipoyl-binding protein, whose amino-acid sequence is MATEHAPTTAGASASTDGVSAKVPAEGAPVQAPAASAAPTVKKRRWPWIVVGVVAAIVAAIWLIPAIHTALTTVSTDDAYVNSHVTFVAPRVAGQVVSVLVDDNNRVRKGDLLVQLDKQPFASSQSTTTRTRTRYSSACR